The region CATAAGTACGCTCGATAGTAGTGCTGCTGCGGGTCCAGGTGCTTTGTCTTTTGCATCTACACCAGCGGTAAACATAGGAACAAGTCCTGCCTTGGCGGTAAAACCAGCAAAAATGAAAAGAAATGCCAACTTTAACCAGAATTGGTTGAGGCTTGCGCTATGGGTCATTAGGTATTGGTACGATAGATCGTCGGAGCTGGCTTTCCCTAAGGAAAGACTTAAGAATAGAATTCCAATAAAGATGAATGTAACGCTTATTGCACAAATGAAAACATACTTCCAGGTACCTTCAAGGGCTAGCTTATTGCGGTGATGGTAAATTAATGCCGATGCTGCCAGCGTTGTAATTTCGGTGAAAATCCACATCACCGCGATATGGTTCGAAAGGTAGGCAACGCCTATTGCCGCAATTAAAATTGTCATTGAGGTGAAATAAATTGCACGCGATTTGGCGGGCTCATCGTGTAGGTCAACGTAACGATGGCTGTGGAAAATTGCTGGAATTGAGATTATACTCAAAACGAGAAGCAGTAGAACTCCTAGCGAATCGAAGGTGAAGTATTCGGCCTCGGTTACATTTAAATGGAAATATGCATATATGGTAAAACCCCACTGCAGAACAATGAACAGTAAGGTTAGCATATAATTGACCATTTTATTCCTATTGATGAACAGTCCGGTTCCTATTAATAATGCCCCTATTAAGTATGGAATAGTCATTTAGAATAAGTTTAGATTGATTAATAGTCCTTAAGATTGCTTAATTCGTCCACATCGATAGTTTTGAATACGTCGCCAATTTTATTCAGGAATATTCCCAGAATCAGAACGCTGGCAAAAATGTCGAGCATCACGCCTAGGTTAACAAGCATCGGCATTTCGTTCCCCACGGCAAGCGATAGAACGAATACGCCATTTTCGATAACCAGATACCCCATAACGTGAGTGATAATCTTTCTGCGCGAGGCTATGATATATAAACCCACAAAAATTGTAGATAGGGCTACGACAAAGAATATTTTGTCGAGGTTGGGATCGACAATGGTTCCCGAAAGAAGGATTGTTGTTACCACTATCAATGTTGATATAATTAGCGAAACAAAGTTTGGAACGTACGGCTCGGCCTCGCGTGTTATCTTGTTTCTTTTTAGGACATGTGCCAGAAATATTGGAACTGCTACCGATTTAAAAACTATAGTTTCTAGCAAAATCAATATCAGGTTTAGGGTGTTGAGCTCATGGAGCTGCATAAATGCCACAGCAAACAAAATCGCCCCTTGAAATGCCAATACTTTCAGGTATGTCAGCAGTCGATTTGCAATCGACATGTAAAGCAGCGTGATTAGAAATGTTATTAGCAGTACGTTTATCATTGTATGTATATTTTTTTGATTTATATGAATTTCCCGATTAGGAGTAGTACCCCAAAGAATATCAGCAGTGTAACCGATGTGAGTACCACAATAAACTGTGGGTTATGGCTCATCCTGAAACGTGCCATGAACGATTCCACCAAGCCCATAAATACTGCCAAAATAAACTGAGTTAGAAAGAATAGCGGAATGGAGTACTGGTAATGTATGGTTCCAACAAAAAGGTTGAAAACAATTGCTGCATAGATGGCAAACTTTAAATATCCGGCAGTAAGAATTAAGCCAAGATCGAAACCACTGTTATCTAGAATCATAACCTCGTGAATCATGGTTAGCTCTAGGTGCGTTTTAGGATCGTCGATAGGCATTCGACTGTTCTCAATCATCGAAATCATCACAAGTACAAATGCTCCTAAAACAGCAATGGCATAAGTGGTATATGATCCTAGGTGCAATGCTGCAAAAATCTCGTGAAACGAGGTGTGCCCTGTGAGTAATGCCAGGGAGCCCATCAAAATAAAAAATGCAGGCTCCGCAAATAGGGAGAATAAGGCTTCGCGGCTTGCACCCATTCCCTCGAAGCTGCTGCCAGTATCCAATGCTGCAATTATGCTGAAGAATTTTCCTAAGGCTAGAATGTAGGCAAAAAGAATAAAATCGCCCTGAAAACTAAATAATCCTTTGGAATCGCCAAAGGGAACGAGCAGCATGGCTATTACTACTGTAGAGAAATAGATGGTTGGCGCAATTTGAAAAACAAAACTGGTGGTGTTGCTGTAAACAGCCCCTTTCCTAAAAAGCCTAATGGCATCGGCTAGGTGCTGGAATAGACCAGGCCCTTTTCGTCCCGATGCTATACTTTTTGTCCTGTTAATTATACCCGTATAGAATATTGCCGCCAAAATAATCAGTATTGCACTTAGCATGATTATAGATGTTTAAGTATATCAATGAGTTGTAATAGTTTCTCGTAAATCAGCGGAATAGCAATTATTGCTAGAATAAATGTTACTCCGTATATAATGTAGTACTGTAGCCTTCCATTCTGCAGGAAGGTGAACTTGCTCATGAAAAATCGTATCGACTGTATCGGTTTATCAATTAGAGTCCTTTCGATTTTGTCGTAGGGACTTGATTCAAACTCGGCATGCGATGGAAAAACATCTTCCACAGCTTTTTCTTTTTTGAAGATTAAAAGAATGAATCGGAATAGTTTTGAGTACGAACGGGCAAAGGAGTTTGCCGTGTACTGCAGCTTTGCTGTTTCGCCAGTGTAACCGCATCCCCACGTTTCATCACTAGAGATTATGTGTCGCTTCTGAACCATTCGTCTAATGCCAAATACTATAGCAGAGAACACAAGCAATGATGCGAATGAGATCGAAATCATTTGAAGAATTTCAGAACTCTCGCTAATATTTGCGTTGGCGTAGCCCTGATTTAGTGCGATGAACAGATTCAGCGGTTTGTTAACTATGGCCAAAAACGCATTAGGGAAAAGTCCAATTGACACTATTAGGGCTGTAATAAAGTAAAGCGGAAGAATTTGACCAAAGGGAGCCTCGGTAATTTGTTGCTTAAAGTGATGTCGAGGATTTCCTAGGAAAACAACTCCAAATGCTTTGGTAAAGCAAAGTAGTGCTAGTCCACCAATTAGTACCAGCGCAAGAACCGAGAATATTACTGTGATTAGTATGCCGCCAGCTGCGCTTGGAAGCCAGTTGTATAACCCGCTGTAAATTAAGAATTCGGATATAAAACCGTTGAATGGCGGAAGGCCCGATATTGCAAGCGCCGCAATAAGGAATAGGAATGCTGTTTGGGGCATCTTTTTTATTAAACCGCCCAGTTTTTCGATCTGAACCGTGTGGGTTGCCTGGTAAACAATGCCTGCCGAAAAGAAAAGTTGAGATTTAAAAAGCGAGTGGTTCAGAGTGTGGAGTAGTGCCCCTGCAAAACCAAGCGATGCTACCGCTGAGTTTTGTGTGCCTAGCCCAACGCAACCAATTCCGATTCCTAATCCTATTATTCCAATGTTTTCGATACTGTGGTATGCCAGTAATCGTTTTAAATTATGCTGAAGAATAGCCAGCATTACACCATAAATCCCTGATATTGCAGAAAATGCTATTATTATGTATCCAATTACCTCAAGGTTGGTGTTCTGCAGTAGTATAATGCGGAGAATTCCGTATATCCCAATTTTAATCAATACTCCAGACATAATACCTGAAACATGGGCAGGCGCTGCTGGATGTGCATAGGGTAGCCACGTGTGAAAAGGGACAAAGCCTGACTTAATGGCAAATCCTATAAAAAAGAATATGAACAGCATTAGTGATACAGAGCTACTATTCTCGTGCGAAAACTGAGATATTGCCTCAAAATCGTAGCTCCCTGTTTTTGCTGAAACCCATACAAAACCTAGTAGTAAAAATATTATAGATACGTGCGATTGTATGAGATAATTAATCCCTGCTTTTATGGTAGAAACCTTGTTGTGCTCGAATATAACCAGCACAAATGCGCTGAGAGCCATTATTTCCCACGCCAGTAGAAATACTATTGAATTTTGTAATCCGCAAAGGCTC is a window of Tenuifilaceae bacterium CYCD DNA encoding:
- a CDS encoding NADH dehydrogenase; this translates as MTIPYLIGALLIGTGLFINRNKMVNYMLTLLFIVLQWGFTIYAYFHLNVTEAEYFTFDSLGVLLLLVLSIISIPAIFHSHRYVDLHDEPAKSRAIYFTSMTILIAAIGVAYLSNHIAVMWIFTEITTLAASALIYHHRNKLALEGTWKYVFICAISVTFIFIGILFLSLSLGKASSDDLSYQYLMTHSASLNQFWLKLAFLFIFAGFTAKAGLVPMFTAGVDAKDKAPGPAAALLSSVLMNMGVVGIFRIYKIIASTPLQHWANLVIGISAVLSIFVATVYMIKVKNIKRMFAYSSIEHMGLVMLAISVGGIGYYAAILHIVLHAFVKSSLFFQYNQIYRVYQDKSIYHIGNYFKYNPTGAIVVLIGFICGTAMPPSGLFVSEFLIFRALFEGHQIFILIAVLLLLTIIIWAFAKNILKVLFTPVVNFDESNVPVIKPWESYSQYALLFLSIYLGLTPPDSFVQLIKESVMFLS
- the ehrC gene encoding hydrogenase, encoding MINVLLITFLITLLYMSIANRLLTYLKVLAFQGAILFAVAFMQLHELNTLNLILILLETIVFKSVAVPIFLAHVLKRNKITREAEPYVPNFVSLIISTLIVVTTILLSGTIVDPNLDKIFFVVALSTIFVGLYIIASRRKIITHVMGYLVIENGVFVLSLAVGNEMPMLVNLGVMLDIFASVLILGIFLNKIGDVFKTIDVDELSNLKDY
- the ehrB gene encoding hydrogenase encodes the protein MLSAILIILAAIFYTGIINRTKSIASGRKGPGLFQHLADAIRLFRKGAVYSNTTSFVFQIAPTIYFSTVVIAMLLVPFGDSKGLFSFQGDFILFAYILALGKFFSIIAALDTGSSFEGMGASREALFSLFAEPAFFILMGSLALLTGHTSFHEIFAALHLGSYTTYAIAVLGAFVLVMISMIENSRMPIDDPKTHLELTMIHEVMILDNSGFDLGLILTAGYLKFAIYAAIVFNLFVGTIHYQYSIPLFFLTQFILAVFMGLVESFMARFRMSHNPQFIVVLTSVTLLIFFGVLLLIGKFI
- the ehrA-2_1 gene encoding hydrogenase — encoded protein: MEALRLFLTIPLIAFAAMPFVSIKWRGIVAYIAVILNAILSSYVAIDVLGGENYQFVFSGNAVTGEIPVRIDALSAWFILIINFTILTGGLYGIYYMREYLTMRNSINLHIVAFILLQTALLSLCGLQNSIVFLLAWEIMALSAFVLVIFEHNKVSTIKAGINYLIQSHVSIIFLLLGFVWVSAKTGSYDFEAISQFSHENSSSVSLMLFIFFFIGFAIKSGFVPFHTWLPYAHPAAPAHVSGIMSGVLIKIGIYGILRIILLQNTNLEVIGYIIIAFSAISGIYGVMLAILQHNLKRLLAYHSIENIGIIGLGIGIGCVGLGTQNSAVASLGFAGALLHTLNHSLFKSQLFFSAGIVYQATHTVQIEKLGGLIKKMPQTAFLFLIAALAISGLPPFNGFISEFLIYSGLYNWLPSAAGGILITVIFSVLALVLIGGLALLCFTKAFGVVFLGNPRHHFKQQITEAPFGQILPLYFITALIVSIGLFPNAFLAIVNKPLNLFIALNQGYANANISESSEILQMISISFASLLVFSAIVFGIRRMVQKRHIISSDETWGCGYTGETAKLQYTANSFARSYSKLFRFILLIFKKEKAVEDVFPSHAEFESSPYDKIERTLIDKPIQSIRFFMSKFTFLQNGRLQYYIIYGVTFILAIIAIPLIYEKLLQLIDILKHL